The sequence aacagatacatactactatatataaaatagataaacaaaaaggatttactgtaaagcacagggaattatattcaatatcttgtaataacctataatggaaaataatctgaagatatatatatgtatgtatacatatatatatatgaatcagtttgctgtacacctgaaactagcaatattgtaaatcaactatacttcagtttttcaAAAGTTTTGACTTTTGAAACATGTAGATGTTTTGCAAAgtcaaaactaaaagaaaaaaagcaaagcaaggaaatttcCTTCTCACACAGAAAATATACACTGCTCTCTACCTTGATTTAACTTAGTATAACCTAAAACTCACTCTGTATCAGTTCATGAGAATCTCCCATTTTTtttagtgtacaattcaatggttttcatATTtacagtatattcacagagttgtgtaaccatcaccataatctaatttgggaacatttttgtcaccctccaaaaaaatcacatatccattagcagtcattcttcATTACCCCccattcccttcccccagccctgggcaaccaataatctactttctgtttctatggatttgtctaATTGGGACATTTCGTATAAGTGGAAATCAATcaacatgtgttttctttttttgtatctggcttctttcacctagcataatgttttcaagtttcatccatgttgtagcatatgtacttcattcctttttattgctgaataatattctgttgtgtgggtatatattttatgtattcattcatcagttgaatggacatttgggttaccTCTACTATCTGGCTGTCaagaatagtgctgctataaacatttatgtacatgtttttttgtcccacattctttttttttttttttttttttttgcagtacgtgggcctctcactgttgtggcctctcccgttgcagagcacaggctccggacacgcaggctcagcggccatggctcacgggcctagccgctccgcggcatgtggcatcttcccggacggggcacgaacccatgtcccctgcatcagcaggcggactctcaaccactgcaccaccagggaagcccccccgcaacccacattcttttttaaagctgtgtGTTACTCCACCGGGTATTTGTTCAACCAATCTTCTCCTGGTGAACGTTTAGACTGTTTCCAATGGTTCgttattacaaataatgccaCAATGAATACTCTTGTGCttatgctttcttttattttggagATGTATCTTTAAGACCTATTCCTACAAGTTTAATTACTGAGTCTATataaagagttctttatattttggaaGGATGAGTCTGTGATATGAGTTGCAAATACATTCTTCCAGtttgtcatttatcttttaatattgtttatggtgttttgttttgtttgccgtGCAAAAGTTATCTATTTTTGCATATAGTCAAAATGTgtcagtcttgggcttccctggtggcgcagtggttgagagtccacctgccgatgcaggggacacaggttcgtgccccggtccgggaagatcccacatgccgcggagcggctaggcccgtgagccatggccgctgagcctgcgcgtccggagcctgtgctccgcaacgggagaggccacaacagtgagtggcccgcgtaccgcaaaaaaacaaaaaacaaaaaacaaaaaaatgtgtcaGTCTTTTACTGTGTCTGGATTCTGAGATACAGTTACAAAGGCTTTCCTCAGTTCCAGATTAAAAGGAAATTTACCCATGTTTTCATCTGGTATTTATATGGTTTCATTCTTCACATGTATATCTCTGAtctatttggagttaattttggtatttaaaaaaaagtttctttcccAAGGCCCAatcctatttatttaaaatgtcatctttttCCTCAGTGATTTGAGATGTCACTTAAATACTATACTAAACTCTTATATATGTTTGGGcctatttcttgtctttctgttcCATTGGCCTGTCCTCTAATGAACCAGTACTatgttgttttaattactgtagagGCTTTGTATTACATTTTAATAGCTGTTATGCCCAGCATATGTCCATTACTCTTTGCAGGGGATTTTCCTGTCTGTTCTAACTTATTTATCCACAAGCATTAAAATCAACTTGTCTAGCtccagaaagacaaacaaaaaacatgtgtTGATATTCTGATTAGGATGTTAAATTTATATGTTAACTTGAGAACTGGCATCTTTAAAATGTTGAGTTTATCTATCCAGGAATAAGAGATGATTTTCTATTAGCTCAGGTTTACTTTTGCATTTTTCGGGTGCATTTTAAGGTTTTCATTACAGGTTCTATGCATTTCTCATtaagtatttttgttgttttgcttatATCATGCCACTCACTAGTAATTGTGTATGTGAAAACTATTGATTTGTATGTTCAGTTCATAACATTACTTTGCTGTATTACTTTATTTACCTATTACTTTAGTGGTATCttagttttagttttaatattcTGGTGTTTTCCAACGAAACATTCAGGTCATCTGTATAAAGATGCTTCTGCCTTTACAATTCTGATTCCCCTCATTGTTTTCaccaatattaaaatataaaggagGTAGTGGGTATCTTGTTCCTTGATTTTGCTCTCACTTTCCTTTGATGGGAATGCTTATAGTATTTCCCTTTTAAACAAGATGCtagattttacttttcaaaaaaaatcagaaatgggtgttgCATTGTTTGTCCTTAGATCTATTACTGGGTGAATTATATGAACAGACTTCCTAATATTGAACTATCTTTGTATCAGTCATGCTGTATCTTAAAATGTGCtatagattctgtttgctaatattttatttaggactTCAATTGGGACTCAATATTCATATGTGAGACTGGTTTGTGGTTTCTTTGCGCAATCTTTGTCAGATTTAGGTATCAATGTTATATTAGCGTCATGAAAAGAAACTGagctttccttcattttctgtattttggaaCACTTTGCATAATATTAGTGGTTACCTTTAAAAGGTTTGGTAGTTTCTCCTGAAACCATCTGAACCAGTAGTCCCTCGATAACACTATTCCTTCTACAGAAATTACTTTCACTTTCCATCTCTACTAGGataattcttttcccttataggttattacaaaatactgagtatagttccctgtgctatacactaggtccctgttggttatctattttattcccTGCTAGTAATTAATACTAAGCTGAACTGTGCCCCACATGACCTGTATAGTCACATTAAAATTAAagctaaaactaaaatataatatgtaaaagTCAGCAGGGTTATATTAATCTCATCAACTAAGTATAAGATTTTATGTTTGCCAATGTTTAGTACTTATTTCCTGAAATCTTATCTACCCTCTTCAGCTTCAATTATATTCGATAGACATTAAGAGctgaccagagaaaatatttataataaatgaaaagggagcatatataagtatatatacaatAATGAATTAACTGTAAAACAAAATATGCCATATTTTATACACCAAAATATTTACAGTGATAGTAACTCTATGAAGGTAAAAACCcctgtcttactcatctttgtagtGCCATCTTATGGAAGAGTGCCTGGTAcaaagtaggtgttcagtaagtgcttgctgaaaaaactgaaagtgaaTAATATATGTTCTCAGAAAAAGGGGTACTCAATCAAGTAAATAtatgaaagtttaatttttttttatctgaaaCATACAAAGGCCTAAAGATAAAGTCGATACCTAACTAAAATTTATGTAACTTCATTATTACAAAGTTAAGTCTTGAGTCAAAGATCCAGCTCTAAAAATATAGTCTCAAAAATCACATATCTACATATAACACTAAAACAAGTAAATTGTCTTAGGCTGTATCATCATTATCCACTGCAGCATAGATGGCTTGATTCCTcctcttgattttctttctttgttcaggTTCATGTTCATCACTCAGCCTCTTCAACGGCACATTGGTTAAGTCCTTTCCATCCCCCAACTCCACAGGGTCACCGCGATTCCCCTCCTTGCCAACTGGGGAACCGGATGTATCATCAGAAGATACAGTCATGGAACCTGGCAAGATCCTGATGTCAGAGAAGCTTGCAGAAAAGTCAGAAGCTTGATCAGAAGATGGTTCTACAGATGGTGTATTCACGTCACTGTGTGCGCTTACAATACTATCATCATATTCCTCTTCTTCATCTAACATTATTTCGTCTGGATTAATAGAGGACAGGGCAGATGTGTCTGTGTTATACTCACTAGGGTCTTCTCCAGAGTCATTACTCTGCACGTCATCCTGCTCTTCATAGTCACCACACAAGTGCTGTTCTTCCTTGGCCTTCTGAAGCCTGATGTTAATGTCAGTGATGCCAAGTTGGGCACAAAATTCAGTAGTCTGAGGATTGATCCTATGAACCAACTGCATTTGTGTCTGTGGCTTGCTAGGGTCATAACAAGCAGCCGTTACACTAAAGTTACATGGAACTTTGAGGTCATGATTCAATTTTTCCAATACTTCGTTCATAGCTTCTTTTGTTGCACTGTAATCCCACCTAGAAAAGTCCAAAACAatagctttttatattttatcagcCTTGGACAACACATGATGAGCTCCAACTATGGACGGCAGGTGCATTCAAAAATAAACCACATTTCAGAATTCCACTTCATAAAATTATAGTTAACTTAGCAAAGGACCATTTTGAGATTAAAACAATTCTTAGAAAAAGCTGTCCTTAACTCACTCCCTAAAACaagtacaaattattttaatgtgtgAACCAAATCTCCACGGTCTTAAGGTTTCATGCGCTTATGCGCTTATAGTTTGCTGCACTTATACACTTCTTTGGGTTGGCGCTCAGCAGTCTATTTTCTTGGATCTCTCGGACGGAAAACTTGCAATTTTCATACCAGTCAATAAACTCTGAATTGTAGCAATAACtcccttgatttaaaaaaataagaaggtgGAGGGGACAGAAACTGTGCATACAATGGAGagggaaaatcctaaagaagGTCAGACTCACCTCGTATGCAGGCCATTATTTTCAGGCATATTCCATAGGCGCTCAGTCACATTCATAAGATCATTAGTAGCCCTGAGAATGGCGAGCCATTCGGTATCATACTCCAAGTAATCAGGAGCACTGGGGTCGTGTTCTATTTCTATTACCTACAAGAAGAAATTGGTGATTTTAAGAAGTacatatctatttttaatattctaagaATGTCAATATAACAGTAAAGTTTGAAAGGAATTTAATTTAGTAGCTTACAAACATGAATGTAACTTAAACATTCCCAAAGAAATCTCAGAACACATAGATTACAAACAGCACCGATAATTTCTGCAaggagacaattttttttaatcactggaaGAGTAAAACTATATTGcaaagttatttcattttctttttacctgAAGAAAGTCTCTGTGTGGTAAGCATTTGTCCAGGGCTAGAAATCTGGTTGCTTTGGCTGACTGTCCTTTATCCTTGGCCTAGACAATAGGAACCATGATTTAAGAAAGAACGTTAAAACATCACAAGCAATTCAGACATTGAAAAGGATGGAAATAATCTTCATTACCCAATCCCCTAAGTTGTGTGTCAAAGGAACAATGGTTACTTTTCCAAAACAAGTTAGCTCTATACCCCCTTGTGCAATGACAAGCAAGGCACTTACActctctgggcctgggcttcAATTTCCTTACAATAgtcaaagcagaaagaaatggTGGTAATGATAATGTTAAATCAAAGCAAATAACACACATAAACCAAAGCATATAACACAAAGGTTAAAGATCAGACAACGGAAGAGCTTAAAAGTAAATTGGCAGAGCTAAAACTATACAACTCGTAGAAGAattcataggagaaaatctttgtaaccctgggttaggcaaagattcttagatacaacaccaaagtagatatatatatatatatagatatagatatagatatagatatatctatatatatatatacatacatactccATAGGATGAAACACTATTcaccaataaaaatgaaagaaacgcTGACACATGCGACAACAAGAATGAGCCTCAAAAGCaagtaaaggaaagaaaccagTTACCAAAGACTATGTAttttgtgattccacttatataaaatgttcagaaaaggcaaatccatagagacaagacagattagtggttgcctggggctgaatGTTGACAGAACAAAGACTGACAGCAAAGAGGCACAAAGGATCTTTTGGGGTGATGGCAATGTTCTAGAACGGGATTATATGATGTTTGCACAACTCTggaaatttactaaaaatcactgaattctaCACTTAAAGCAGGTGAATTTTTTGATAtggaaattatactccaataaagttcttttttaaaaagtgaaccaGCAGAAAGAAACATGGGAGGATCACAAACATGAAGGTCACACTGGAAGAAGTAAAAAGTGACTCACTAAAAACagcaaggcagggcttccctggtggcgcagtgattgagagtccgcctgccgatgcaggggacgcgggttcgtgccccggtccgggaagatcccacatggcgcggagcggctgggcccgtgagccatggccgctgagcctgcgcgtccggagcctgtgctccgcaatgggagaggccacagcagtgagaggcccgcgtaccgcaaaaaaaccaaaacaaaacaaacaaaaaaaaaaacagcaaggcacatggagaaagaaagacaaggaagCAAGTGATGGGACACCCTGCTGAGGACCAGGTTTCAATTCAGTGGTGGGGAGGGACTGAGAGGTGGGATGCACAGAGATCATGGGCAGATCCTGGCAGCAGGGCAGTTCTGAGGAAAGATGACCTTTGGTGTTAGTAAAAGGGCTCAGACAGAATACCGGTGAAGTCAGAGGCAGTTGAGGAGCAACAGAAAGGGATCAAACATATTAATTCAGAGACACAAGTCCCCACGGTTGACAACAGAAGACAGAATCAGGGAAAAGTAGCAAATTAGGTGCTTCAGTAGCAATCCAAGAGCATCATGAGCCCCAAGAGACAGAGGAGAGTAACACAGATGTGGGAAAGGTGACTGACAGAAACAGAAGACTTGGACGTGAGAAGAGGATAATCACGCTGGCAACAGCCCAAAGGAAAATGCAAGAGTAACCTCGCCTTCTTCTCCCAGTGAAGCTGGGGAGTAAGAATAAGCCCACAACAGAGAGGGCCCACAGGAATGTTTTCAGACAGAATCTTCCGGACCGTGTGCGAAGAGCATCACCGAAGTGTACCTCTACCGCAGAAAAGGGTTTGGTCAGGTAAGTTCAGGAAGCGCTGCACAACCTCTCCGCCATCTCAGAGAAAGGTAATACCCATTAGCACACTGGACTCTCAGAAATTCTACACAAGCCTCTGGGAAGAAATCCCAAACTTTGTTAACCCAGCATTTTCTAAACGTATTTCCTATGGGATACTTTATGGGAAAGTCAGAATTCAACCAGAATCAGAGGTGAAAGGAAGAACTGCATAGTTCCATTAAAGCCTAACTCTAAGTaggtatttattttctactttgcaTCAAGCACCATCCCCATGCAATTACCAAAGGAAAACTCTGGGAGTCATTCTAGATTCACTCCTCCCTCTGTCACTAAATCCTGATGATTCTGCTTCCAAAATCTCTCTGGAACCAGCTTCATTCTctgtgttccctctttgccttAGGTTAGAACCTCATCTTTTGCCTCCTCTGCCTCCCATTTAACATTACTCCAATCCACACACAAAACTGCTGCCAATCTAATCCTTCTGAAATGAAACTCTGACTTCATGACCCCCAACCTTCCCCATTACCTCCTGGTTAAAACCCAAACTCCAGAGCATATCCCAGAAGGCAGCTATGATCTCGCTCCAGCTTCatctctccctgtgcctcagcCCCAGGGACCAGCTGCACTTCCCCAAAGGCACCACGCTCTCAGACCTTCCAGCCTGTGCACACATCGGTCCCTGGGCCTAGATTACCCTGATAATCTGCTTCTTCCTGGCACCATCAACTCCTTTAGAAAACCTTCTCTATCCCTTCATCTCTCTGTCCACATCCCCTTTCACCATGGCCTGGCTTAGGTGTTCCCACAGTATCCTAAGCACTTTTTGTCACAAACTTATTACACTATTTTATAATTGCTTGCTtgtcccttctccccactggatACTGAGTTATTCACAAAAGGAAAGTCACCTTTGATCTCTTTCTCTAACTTTCCAACTATGCCCATAGGGCCTAGCCCGTAGATGTTCAATAATTGCTTGTTAATTCAAAGAATAAGCATTTTGTTTTCTACCTGATGCTGCATCAAGGCTGCAAACTTCACATGCAGGTGTGCAGAAAACCAGTAAGTAGGTTTTAAGTGCTCTAAAAGTTCTGAGGCAGCGGGACTTCCCAATGTGTTATTTTCCACTTCTTGTCGGAAAAAAGATTTAGTCTTAAGAAGTTGCTTCTTATTTCCATAATGATATATACTTCTCGGCCAATCATGAGATAAGAATATGTCCATAGGCTGCTTCAGCTTtaacagacaaagaaaagaaagaaagctcttAGAAACAGATTAACCAAAAGCaatcccctcccttctctccaccgCCACACAACCATTTACCCACGGAGATCTGTAGATTTCTGTGTAATTCATTCTAAGAACACTTTATTTAAGGAAGTCACAGAAATACTGAGCTACTCACTCATCGAGGCAAAGAGAAACACCTTTCTCTCTGCCTGACAAATCACCTTTATTTTCCGTGGCAAGGCAGTTCAATAGAGACACACTTTGATTAGATTGCCAATCAGCTAAGGTCTTTAGCACTGGGTTTCCAAAATCTACAACATGCactgttcttttcccttttagtaaAGAAACTACTGTTTTAAGATCAATGTCCAGATTTCATGagacttgtactgtaaatgatacAGTAAACCTAACCTAcagtaaaccttttttttttttctgatggacTCACATAGTAAACACCAAAAAAACCTCTCTGTTTACTACAAAAATTATATTAGAGGTATTTAAGGTAGCTGGTGTCTTCTTGGGGAGAACACAAAATATACTCCATACTGTCAAGTAATCCAAAGCAAATACTTGGAcaactaaattaaaataatttaagtaagtGTTCAAGAAAATACAAAAGGTAAGATGACATGATTAACCACTGCAAAGCTGGTATGGGCAATAAGTGCTACAAAAATTCAGAGAAGGGTGAGGACTTCAAACTAGAACACTGGTTGGGAAGTGAAATCTAAGCTGGGTCTCCAAGGACCAGTAGGATTTAGATGagtaaaagtaaaaagtaaaaggtAAGTAACTGTTATGAATGGGGCATACCTGTAAACATCTTTATGTTCCAGTCGAGGCTGTATTTATGATGGGAAGGGCCTGAGTTCAGTCTGGCAGGCTCTACCAGCCTGGGGGCTCTGGCAGGCTCTTAACTGTGTGGGAAGTCCGGGCAGGTTACTTTATCTATCTGAGCCTTTGGCCTCTCTCCCTTAGTGTGACAAAGTTGGACACGCTGCATGACAGAATTTGAGTGACAGTTATATGAACTATCACGGATGAAAGCTGCTTAGCCCGGTGTCAGACATTTAATGGGTTCACAAACAAAAACCTAGTTTCATTTACTCTCCGGTTGAGCCAGTGTTTCGGTTATCACCTTCACAATTTTCCcatatcatcttcactattattttctatttaatatcattatttaaaataaaatatttaacactttCTTTCAAGTATCACTTTATTCCAATATATATTCTTCAGCCTTACCCTAAGGAATAGTAGCTGAAGTCAtggatcaaatattttattttattattaatcactaaaataaatgtatagccattaaaatctaaaaaatgtTCATCTGTGAACCTCCTAAAAACAACTCAAGATCCAAATTGTGGAAATACAGAATTGAGCTCTTCTTGGAAGTAGCAGGTCAAAATACATTCTGGTAGAGAATTAGTTTACCATTTTTTCAAGTCTGCCGTAATGTACTTTTTACATACCTGTTTTAATTTGTAGACTTCAATATTTCTCACATGATAGATGCTCCTTATTGTAGCTGCATTATAGGGGGGGCACTCAAAATGACCTTAAattgaagaagagaaataagCTATTATCAACTCCCTTAAATACTGCAAGTATAAATACATACGTACACTTCTCCAAAACTGATGCTTGTCATCAATGCTTTTGGTtcttgaaaattttattaaaaaaacactcaaaGTGCTGGTATTTTCTAATAACTGATCACCAACTATAAATCTAAATAAGTGGGAggcttatgattttttaaattaaattatatttaattttggaaTACATTGTTTAGTCACATAGTTTAAGATTTAAAAGATACCATCAGAAAGGCATAGGGTAAGGGGGAGCGGGGGtgagggaaggatggattgggagtttggggttagcggatgcaaattattacatacagaatggataaacaacaaggtcctactgtatggcacagagaattatattcaatatcctgtgataaaccataatagagaagaatatgaaaaagaatgcatatatatgtgtaactgaatcactttgctgtacggcagaaattaacacaatattgtaaatcaactatacttcaataaaataaagaaaaa is a genomic window of Delphinus delphis chromosome 4, mDelDel1.2, whole genome shotgun sequence containing:
- the DBR1 gene encoding lariat debranching enzyme, translating into MRVAVAGCCHGELDKIYETLALAERRGPGPIDLLLCCGDFQAVRNEADLRCMAVPPKYRHMQTFYRYYSGEKKAPVLTIFIGGNHEASNHLQELPYGGWVAPNIYYLGLAGVVKYRGVRIGGISGIFKSHDYRKGHFECPPYNAATIRSIYHVRNIEVYKLKQLKQPMDIFLSHDWPRSIYHYGNKKQLLKTKSFFRQEVENNTLGSPAASELLEHLKPTYWFSAHLHVKFAALMQHQAKDKGQSAKATRFLALDKCLPHRDFLQVIEIEHDPSAPDYLEYDTEWLAILRATNDLMNVTERLWNMPENNGLHTRWDYSATKEAMNEVLEKLNHDLKVPCNFSVTAACYDPSKPQTQMQLVHRINPQTTEFCAQLGITDINIRLQKAKEEQHLCGDYEEQDDVQSNDSGEDPSEYNTDTSALSSINPDEIMLDEEEEYDDSIVSAHSDVNTPSVEPSSDQASDFSASFSDIRILPGSMTVSSDDTSGSPVGKEGNRGDPVELGDGKDLTNVPLKRLSDEHEPEQRKKIKRRNQAIYAAVDNDDTA